A window from Intestinimonas massiliensis (ex Afouda et al. 2020) encodes these proteins:
- a CDS encoding amino acid ABC transporter permease produces the protein MSVILGRLFEGFWINCQLFGLTLLFALPLGLLISFGSMSRFQPLAWLIKTFVWIIRGTPLMLQLIIIFMGPGLLGWGNPWPAGNSGRLTAAVVAFVINYACYFSEIYRGGIEAVPKGQTEAGQVLGMTKRQIFFKVTLLQVVKRILPPMGNEIITLVKDTSLARIISNKEIIMMAGEYSSKGLIWPLFTTGLFFLVFVGVLTLLFGYLERRLDYFR, from the coding sequence ATGAGCGTCATCTTGGGCCGTCTGTTCGAGGGCTTCTGGATCAACTGCCAGCTTTTCGGCCTGACCCTGCTGTTTGCCCTGCCCCTGGGGCTGCTGATCTCCTTTGGTTCCATGAGCCGGTTCCAGCCGTTGGCCTGGCTCATCAAGACCTTCGTCTGGATCATTCGGGGCACTCCCCTGATGCTCCAGCTCATCATCATCTTTATGGGCCCCGGGCTTCTGGGCTGGGGCAACCCGTGGCCCGCCGGCAACTCGGGGCGGCTCACCGCCGCTGTGGTGGCTTTCGTCATCAACTACGCCTGCTATTTCTCTGAGATCTACCGGGGCGGTATCGAGGCCGTCCCCAAGGGTCAGACGGAGGCGGGCCAGGTGCTGGGCATGACCAAACGGCAGATCTTCTTCAAGGTCACCCTGCTCCAGGTGGTCAAGCGCATCCTTCCGCCCATGGGCAACGAAATCATCACCCTGGTGAAGGACACCTCCCTGGCCCGGATCATCTCCAACAAGGAGATCATCATGATGGCCGGCGAATACTCCTCCAAGGGTCTGATCTGGCCTCTGTTTACCACGGGGCTGTTCTTCCTGGTGTTCGTGGGCGTGCTGACGCTGCTGTTCGGTTACCTCGAGCGGCGGCTGGACTATTTCCGGTAA